One Gigantopelta aegis isolate Gae_Host chromosome 1, Gae_host_genome, whole genome shotgun sequence genomic region harbors:
- the LOC121384088 gene encoding uncharacterized protein LOC121384088, with protein sequence MVPNKTMRYDRKNLDDAVTAVRTRLMGYKKASKVFGVPKTTIIDHVCGRYTSGSRPGRPPVLPPKIEEALIKKVIEAANKGFGISKKQLLLKVLRLCTSLKIKTPFKNGCPGDDWWQGLKMRHPELVLRKPEKLTTFRARMLNRPVVQKYFDELNTVMNTLDITKKPHLIWNLDETGKQFEHTPVHICSAKGKRNVTSRVSNSRENITVLACVNACGQAMPPMCVCKGKTEKSLRPFATLDAPEGTFWTYQERAWMCDVIGEEWFREVFLKHCGPERPQLLILDSHSSHEVIGLLENAAEENISILALPPHTTHALQPLDKQVFGPFSKAYNRTCTEFLSEHPSHVINKATWPRIFRKAWDDGITCENITAGFRSTGIYPLNPKAVSESLFAPSLAFDKPLPQPQTSKSNHTLSSPTGPSIDSFDKELDNDTANIKESTSSDSAMSDTSRSESSPTLNSINSEPEDADLSALAMSVLMGNDDQLALSPAVLSSELPATCVPSSAGSLLENLSMGGSTLDHVTWNLELDNIFSLPKVAADMSAKSKRSLTGHRILTSEQVLAQKRAAIEDKTRKLQQKAERKRKVELKKIK encoded by the coding sequence ATGGTACCAAATAAAACTATGCGATACGATCGAAAGAATTTGGATGATGCAGTGACCGCGGTGCGAACCCGGTTGATGGGATATAAAAAAGCAAGCAAAGTGTTTGGAGTCCCTAAAACAACTATCATCGACCACGTTTGCGGCCGATATACAAGTGGTTCGAGGCCTGGAAGACCGCCTGTTCTGCCACCAAAGATTGAAGAAGCTCTGATAAAGAAGGTCATAGAAGCTGCCAACAAAGGTTTCGGCATCAGCAAAAAACAACTGCTACTTAAAGTGTTGCGCCTTTGTACATCTTTGAAAATTAAGACCCCTTTTAAAAATGGTTGCCCCGGGGATGATTGGTGGCAGGGTTTAAAAATGCGCCACCCAGAGCTTGTACTTAGAAAGCCCGAGAAGTTAACAACTTTTCGTGCTAGAATGCTTAACCGCCCTGTCgttcaaaaatattttgatgagcTAAATACTGTCATGAATACTCTTGACATTACAAAAAAGCCTCATCTCATTTGGAATTTAGATGAGACTGGAAAACAGTTCGAGCACACCCCAGTACACATATGTTCAGCAAAAGGGAAACGTAATGTAACGAGCAGGGTTTCAAACTCTAGGGAGAATATTACTGTGTTAGCATGCGTAAATGCATGTGGTCAGGCAATGCCTCCCATGTGTGTTTGCAAGGGAAAAACCGAAAAATCACTCCGTCCTTTTGCCACTCTTGACGCTCCAGAGGGGACTTTTTGGACTTATCAAGAGAGGGCGTGGATGTGTGATGTCATTGGGGAGGAATGGTTCCGGGAAGTATTTCTCAAGCACTGTGGCCCTGAGCGGCCACAGCTCTTGATCCTTGACTCCCATAGTTCCCATGAGGTAATTGGCTTGCTTGAAAATGCAGCAGAAGAGAACATTTCAATATTGGCTTTGCCACCCCACACCACACATGCATTGCAGCCACTTGATAAGCAGGTTTTTGGCCCTTTTTCTAAGGCATATAACAGAACCTGCACGGAGTTCCTTTCCGAACATCCGTCGCATGTTATTAATAAAGCAACTTGGCCACGTATTTTCCGGAAAGCATGGGATGACGGTATTACTTGTGAAAACATCACAGCAGGCTTTCGCTCCACCGGTATTTATCCACTTAACCCAAAGGCCGTCTCAGAATCCCTTTTTGCACCATCTTTGGCATTTGATAAACCTCTTCCACAACCACAAACATCCAAATCAAACCACACATTGTCTAGTCCTACAGGCCCGTCTATTGATTCATTTGACAAAGAATTAGACAATGACACTGCCAATATCAAAGAATCAACATCTTCAGACTCCGCAATGTCAGACACATCTAGATCCGAAAGTTCACCAACTCTAAACTCCATCAACTCGGAGCCTGAAGATGCTGACCTCTCTGCACTGGCGATGTCTGTTCTTATGGGGAATGATGATCAATTAGCATTGTCGCCTGCAGTTTTGTCTTCAGAACTGCCAGCTACTTGTGTACCATCTTCTGCTGGGTCTTTGTTAGAAAACCTATCAATGGGAGGCTCCACTTTAGATCATGTTACTTGGAACTTGGAGTTAGACAATATATTTTCACTGCCAAAGGTAGCTGCAGACATGTCTGCTAAGTCAAAGCGTTCATTAACAGGACACAGAATTCTTACCAGTGAACAGGTTCTAGCACAAAAAAGGGCAGCAATAGaggacaaaacaagaaaattacaacaaaaagcGGAACGCAAAAGGAaagttgaattaaaaaaaatcaaatga